One Falco peregrinus isolate bFalPer1 chromosome 6, bFalPer1.pri, whole genome shotgun sequence DNA segment encodes these proteins:
- the RPAP3 gene encoding RNA polymerase II-associated protein 3: MSAPSKALELQLQMKQNAEELQDFMRELESWEKDIKEVDSELRKQSGVPEENLPPIRNKAFKKKKKSKTKVPSKITTEENKKNKIKSYDYEAWGKLDVDKILEELDKEDSTHDSVSPESDSEEDGIRIDAEKALAEKEKGNNYFKQGNFDEAIKCYTRGMHSDPYNPVLPTNRASAFCRMKKFSVAESDCNLALALDKNYTKAYARRGAARFALKNFQGAKEDYEKVLELDANNFEAKNELKKIDQALSSKESSEQKEFEDVVRPELTEEEKKRIEDQQLKQKAVTEKDLGNGYFKEGKYEAAIECYTRGIAADGTNALLPANRAMAYLKIEKYEEAEDDCTKALLLDASYSKAFARRGAARVALGKLKEAMQDFEDVLKLEPGNKQAMNELTKIRNELAEKEQWSNQEYPAVLIKETEIKNIVKLIDNPLHLKSTKPLQRIAIEEIDDDTPDSDLPSTTTLVNNWRNSVSVETTENLDRDDQLTTTDIPKAKHLKIEEISDTSPLQLSASVKGISSMLHPSFPVNKQREKEIKRSFSSASTVPAIPANSFQLESDFRKLKDCPENMYLYLKQIEPSLYPKLFQKSLDPDLFNQILKILHDFYIEKEEPSLILEILQRLSELKRFDMAVMFMSGSEKQITQALFSHVNHMGLKGTSVEELEKKYGIFS; the protein is encoded by the exons ATGAGTGCACCAAGTAAAGCACTAGAGCTACAGCtgcaaatgaagcaaaatgctGAAGAGCTGCAAGATTTTATGAGAGAATTGGAGAGCTGGgaaaaagatattaaagaaGTGGATTCTGAACTAAGGAAACAGAGTGGTGTCCcagaagag AATTTGCCACCAATTCGAAACAAGGCTtttaagaagaagaagaaaagcaaaactaaagtTCCTTCAAAGATAACCActgaggaaaacaagaaaaataagatcaAGTCATATGATTATGAAGCATGGGGAAAACTTGATGTG GATAAAATACTTGAAGAACTTGATAAAGAAGATAGTACTCATGATTCTGTATCTCCAGAATCGGACTCTGAAGAAGATGGAATTCGTATAGATGCAGAAAAGGCTcttgcagagaaggaaaag GGTAATAACTATTTTAAACAAGGGAACTTTGATGAAGCTATAAAATGCTACACTAGAGGGATGCATTCTGATCCATACAATCCAGTATTGCCCACAAACAGAGCATCGGCTTTCTGTAGAATGAAGAA GTTTTCTGTTGCGGAATCTGACTGCAATTTAGCACTTGCTTTAGACAAAAATTACACAAAAGCTTATGCCAGAAGAGGGGCTGCTcgctttgctttgaaaaattttCAAGGTGCAAAAGAAG ATTATGAAAAAGTTTTAGAACTGGATGCAAACAACTTCGAAGCAaaaaatgaactgaagaaaattgATCAG GCTTTGTCATCAAAAGAAAGTTCAGAACAGAAAGAGTTTGAAGATGTGGTCAGACCAGAATTaacagaagaagagaagaaacgCATTGAAGATCAGCAGCTCAAGCAGAAGGCTGTTACAGAAAAAGATTTG GGTAATGGGTATTTCAAAGAAGGAAAGTATGAGGCTGCAATCGAGTGTTACACCCGCGGTATAGCAGCAGATGGCACCAATGCCCTACTGCCAGCTAACAGGGCCATGGCCTATCTCAAGATTGAAAA ATATGAAGAGGCAGAAGATGACTGTACAAAAGCTCTGCTTTTAGATGCCTCTTATTCTAAAGCCTTTGCTAGAAGAGGAGCTGCCAGAGTTGCTCTTGGAAAGCTAAAAGAAGCTATGCAAG ATTTTGAAGATGTTCTGAAGTTGGAACCTGGAAATAAACAAGCAATGAATGAACTCACTAAAATAAGGAAT gaattaGCTGAGAAAGAACAGTGGAGTAATCAAGAATATCCTGCAGTATtgataaaagaaacagaaataaaaaatatagtgAAACTGATTGATAATCCATTACACCTGAAATCAACA AAGCCTTTGCAAAGAATAGCCATTGAAGAAATTGATGATGACACACCTGATAGTGATTTGCCCAGCACTACTACTTTAGTCAATAACTGGAGGAATTCAGTGAGTGTTGAAACAACAGAGAATCTAGATCGGGATGATCAGTTGACTACAACGGACATTCCAAAAGCTAAGCActtgaaaatagaagaaatcaGTGATACATCACCATTACA GCTTTCTGCTAGTGTGAAAGGGATTTCATCAATGTTGCATCCATCTTTCCCTGTGAacaaacagagagaaaaagaaatcaaaagatcATTTAGTTCTGCTTCTACAGTCCCTGCCATTCCTGCAAATTCCTTCCAGCTAGAGTCTGACTTCAGGAAGCTGAAAGACTGCccagaaaatatgtatttgtacCTGAAG caaatagAGCCTTCGCTTTATCCAAAACTGTTCCAGAAATCCTTAGATCCAGACTTGTTTAACCAGATACTGAAAATTCTACATGATTTCTACATTGA GAAAGAAGAGCCATCGCTCATCCTTGAAATCCTCCAGAGGCTATCTGAATTAAAAAGATTTGATATGGCAGTGATGTTTATGTCAGGCTCAGAGAAACAAA ttaCACAGGCATTGTTCAGTCACGTGAACCACATGGGATTGAAAGGTACTTCTGTTGAAGAATTGGAGAAGAAATACGGCATTTTCTCTTAG